CGGCTCGATAAACGATCTCAACAAAGGCCTCTCATCCAGTCTGTTCACATTTGAGCCCTTATAAGCGGCGCACAGCCCCGGTATTTTGTCCACGTGGCCTAGCTGTGGTGAGTTTAAAGTTTTCGGCATAATTGCTGGTCCATTTTCGATGCTTTGATTCTGGGATGCGCAGCATCAGAAAGTGCAGGGTCCGGCTGGACCAGCAATCTGCCTGCCGCGGGTGCGGGCTGCGTAAGCTCGCAATTATTATGCCGAGGACTTAAGGCTCGGGACACTGGCTGGTACAACTAAGGGGCGATAGGCGTTTCGGTGCGCATCAGCGCATTCAGGTCCACGGCCATCTGGTCGAGGACGGCTTGGGCTTCGGCGGGGGCGAGGCTGTCGGTCTGGCGAGCGGTTTCCCGGTGCAGGGCGATGGCCTGGTCGAGCACTTGCTGATCCAGGAATGGGTCGCCGGTAAGCGCACGCCAGTCGGCGAGTTGCTGCTTGAGCTCGCTCAGGACGTTTGCGTAGCGGGGATCGGCGGAGAGGTCACGGTATTCCCAGGGGTCGGATTCGAGGTCATACAGTTCGAACTCGGGCGGCCGCAGCGCGTGGCGGAAGGCGGTGGCAAAGGCCTCGTCCGTACCTGCGGGCAGTGCATTCATGAAAGGAATGTCGTGGTACTCCTTCCAGGGGCGGTTCCACTTGGGGTATAGATTATGGTTGAGCTTGTAGCGTTCAGTGCGGATGGCGTAGCTGGGGAAAAAGCCCTTGGGGCCCCAGTGCTGGAAAAATTCGCCGCCCATCACCGCGCGGGGCTGAGCGTCTCCGCTCAGTGTTCGCATCAGCGAGCGGGCGTCGCTGGGCAGCTCCGGAGCTTGTCCTCCGGCCAGTTCTGTGATGGTGGGCATGATATCGACGAGACTGACCAGTTCCGTCCGTCGCGAGCCGGGCTCGGCCTCGGGGGCCACCACGATCAGGGGCACATGGAGGCTGACTTCGTAAACCATCTGTTTGCCGCGGGGCCAGACCGGACCATGATCTGAGGTGAAGATGATGATCGTGTTCTCGCGCAGGCCGCGTTCGTCGAGGGCCTTGAGTGCCCGCGCCACCAGGTCGTCCACCCGGCGGACGGAGTTGTAGTAGGCGGCGAGGTTTTCCATCAGGTTCGGGTTGGGGGCTGCTACTTCGGAGTCGGCCAGATAGGGCGGGAGAGGGAGTTCCTCGGCAGTGAGCGGATCGGCGGGCTTCCCGGCGTATTGGTTACGCCAGAGATTTTTCAGCTTGCTGGCGGATTTATTATCGATGCCGTGGGTGTCGAAGGTGTTGAGCATGAGGAACCAGGGGCGGTTTTGCTCCGCCGCCTCGTCCATCGTGCGCTCGGCCACGGCGGCGAGTTTTTCCGGGTCGCCCCAGGCGGTGTTTTTCGGCCCGATGTCAAAGGCCGGCTCCGGCTCAACGTGCAGCTTGTAGGTGACGGCGGTCAAGTACCCGGCGGCGCGGAGGGCGTCCATGAATGTCGGTGTGCCGGGTTGGATGCGGCTTCCCCGGCCCTTGAGCCCGATCTGGCCGTGTGCGTGCGGGTAGAGGCCGGTGAACATGCTGGCCCGCGATGGGCTGCAACTGGCCTGTGCGGCCCAGGCGTTTTCAAAAACTGCTCCCGCATCGGCCAGCTCATCAATCCCCGGTGTGTCAAAGGGCATGTCCCGATACGGGTTGATGTCGGTGCTCATATCCTCGGCTACGATGAGGAGGATGTTGGGCCGGCTGGTTTTCCCGGGGCTCGACTCGCTCTGAGCCCAAAGCGAAGTCGTCAGCAGGGCCAGGGATAGAAGGAGTATGGCTGCCGGGTGGATACCACACTGGCTTTGGAAGGGGGTGCGAAGAGAATTCATGGCTTTGGGGACTGGGTTGAGTAGTAATGGGCTCGATCTGATAACAGATCATTGAGCACATTTTGTGCACTATTTATTTTATTGTAAAACAGTATGAAAATGCAGCGCCTGCCAAAATGCGTCAATCGTAATATGAGCCAGCCCGGTACGGGCGGCGCTCATGGGGAAATGTGGCGTCTGGGCGGATGAGGGGCAGCGGCAGTCCGGGCTACGCACGAAGCCTCGCGCAGCGTTAACGCTCTGCGCGTTTCGAAAGGTGGACACACCGCCCTCATACGCTCAGGTCTGAGGGCGGCACGTCGCTTACGCCAGGGCAGGGTTGGTCAGTTCGGCTTCACGCCGGAGGGCTTTGGGGAAGAGGACGTTGTTTTCCTTGTGGACGTGCTGGTGCATGTTCTGCTCCAGGGCGGCCAGCGCGTCATAGAGGGCGCGGAAGGTGTTGCAAGCCCACTCGGGCGGCGTGTAGTCGTCAGTCAGGGAGCGGAACTGCGCCAGGGCGTCACCCGCGCTGTCGTGCTCGCTCTCCATCTGCGCGATGGGGTTGGCGAGCGAGCCGCAGTGGAACTGTGGCGCGGCGGTGGCTGTTTCAATCTCGCGGATCATGGGGAAGAGGATTTGTTCCTCCTTCATCATGTGGGCGGTCAGTTCCTCCTGAAAGGCGACGTACACCTCGCGTATCTGGCGCAGGCGCGGCTCGGTGTCGCCGTGGACGGCGGCCACCTTGCGCGTCATGAAATCGAGGCGCGGCATTTCCTCGCGCAGGTAGGCGTGGTGTGTGGCCACGATGTGCTCGGCCAGTTCGGTCAGCCGCATGGTATCGGCGTCCACGAAGCGCGCGTCCGCCTGATCTGAGGCCTGAAGCTCGCTCAGGATTTTGTCGAGGTCGAGACTGCGCTCGGCGCAGACTTGGGCCAGCGGGCGCTTGCCGCCGCAGCAATAGTCGATGCGGTGTTGTTCAAAGACGCGCGAACGGGCGGGACGCTCCCGCACGAGTTCGCCGACAGTGGTTTGGGCGTTAAGGTTGGTCATGGTTTTACTTGGGTTGAGTGAGAAGCTATGGGAGATGAATGAGGGTCAGTGGCCGGAGGTAGCGGAAACTTCGTCGGCAAAGGCGGGGTCGTCCTCGCTACGAACCGACCAGCCGAAGTGAAGCCCGGCGATGAACCAGCCCAGTGCCAGGATGCCGACGGCGAAGATGGTGTCGCCGATCACGCGCAGCCAGCGCAGCGTGTCCATGCCTGGCCCCTGGAGGAACTCCGCCGAACGGGCGTACCACATGCCGTGGTCCACGCTGGCCACGGTCTGAAGCAGCCCGACCGGCAGGACACTGATTAACACCATCAGGGCCAGTCCCCAGTTGAGCGTCCAGAAGGCGAACTTGAGCGTGCCGGTTTTCCACTGCTTGTGCTGCGTCAGCCCTTTCAGGCAGAAGAGCGTCAGGCCGATGCCGAGCATGCCATAGACCCCGAAGAGCGCGGTATGGCCGTGTACGGGCGTGGTGTTGAGCCCCTGCATGTAGTACAGGGCGATAGGCGGGTTGATAAGGAAGCCGAACAGCCCCGCGCCCACCAGGTTCCAAAACGCCACCGCGACGAAAAAGTAAATGGGCCAGCGGTAGGCCGAGACCCAGCGCTTGGCGCGGGAGAGGGTGAGGTTTTCGTAGGCCTCGAAGCCGATCAGTACCAACGGCACGACTTCCATCGCACTGAAGACCGATCCCAGCGCGAGCACGGCGGTTGGCGTTCCGGTAAAGTACAGGTGGTGGAAGGTGCCGATGATCCCTCCGAAAAGGAAGATACTGCAACTGAAGAGCACGGCGGCGGTGGCCAGACCGGTTCTGAGCAGGCCCATCCGGGTAAAGAGGAAGGCGATCACGACGGTGGCGAACACTTCAAAGAAGCCTTCGACCCAGAGGTGCACGACCCACCAGCGCCAGTATTCGATCATGGCGTAGTGGCTGCCCTGCCCATACATCAGGCCCGCGCCGTAGAACCCGGCGATAGCGAGCGAACTGATGAGAAAGAGCGCGAGCAGGTTCTTGTGCTCGCCGGGCTGGCGGAAGGCCGGCCACATGGCGCGGGTCATCAACCCGAGCCACAGGAACAGCCCGACGAAAAGGAACCACTGCCAGAAGCGGCCCAGGTCCACGTACTCCAGCCCCTGATGGCCGAACCAGTAGCTGGCCGTCAGGCCCATTTCCTGGCGGGTCGAGTACCAGGTGCCAAACAGTGTGCCCAGCACGATGATGAGCAGGCAGACAAAGAGCAGGTTGACCCCCGTGCGCTGGAACTTAGGCTCGTAGCCGGAGACCGCCGGGGCCATATAGAGCCCCGTCGCCAGCCAGGCGGTTGCGATCCAGAAGATACCCAATTGCGTGTGCCAGGTGCGCGTCACCGAGTAGGGCAACCACTCCGCCAGCGGAAAGCCGTAAAAGCCTTCGCCCTCAACGCCGTAGTGCGCGGTGATGGCCCCCAGAATTACCTGGACGACGATCAGCGCCGCCACGACCCAGAAGTACTTGAGGGTGGCCCGCATGCTCGTAGTGGGGCTCAGGGCCAGCAATGGATCGCTTCCCGGTAATTCGCTGTTTGGCTCCTCCCGGTGTTTGGCCACGGCGTAGTACCAGGCCAGCGCGCCGACCCCGGCCAGCAGGAAGACAAAGCTCAGCACCGACCATACGACCACAGACCCTGAGGGCTGGTTCTTAATGAGCGGCTCAGGAGGCCAGTTGTTTGTGTAGGTGATGGGATCGGAGTCCCCGGCGGCCACTTCACCGTCGGTCGGGCGTTCTGTACCGCAGGCCCAGGCAGCCCAGAAGAAAAAGCTGTTCATCGCGGCCTGACGGTCGGCGTCCTTGACCGTGTGAGCGGGGATGGCGTAGGCGTCGCGCAGTTCGGGGGGACTCATTTCACCGTCCGCCAGGAATTTCAAATCCGCGTCAAAGCTCTCGGCATCGCCGAAAATGGCCGCGTAGTACCGGTTCATGGCGTCGATGGCCGCCGCCCGGTCAGCGGAAACGGTCAGGGTGTCGGTGGTCGCATCGTAGGTGTTGGTGCGATATTCGTCCTTCACTGCCTGCTCGATCTCGGCACGTTCACCGCCGGTGAGCTGGGCGAAGGGCTTGCCGTAGCTGCGCTGGGAGAGGCGTTCGGCGAAGTAGAGAATCTCCCGATGTAGCCAGTCCGCCGACCAGTCCGGGGCCACATAGGAGCCGTGCCCCCAGACGCTGCCGAGCTGCTGGCCGCCGATAGACTGCCAGACAGCTTGCCCCTTTAGGATTTGCTCGCTGGTGGTGACGACGGTCCCGTCCGGCGTGGCGATCTTCTCCGGATAGGGCGGGGCCTTGCGGTAGATTTCCGTGCCGTAATAGCCGAGCACCGCGAACGAACCGATGAAGACAGCGGCAAAAACCAGCCAGAGCTTTAAATAGGGATTCTTTTTCATAGCGAAGGGAGGGTTTGTTTGTTAAAAGGCATTAAAGCATTAAAGCTTTCTTTACTTCTTTGTGGGCTTGAGATACGGTCTCGTCAATAAATTTTCCGCACAAGCTCATGAAATTACTCTCCGACGCTTCCGAATACGCCCAGCGGGCCGTCGTCTGGCTGGCCCAGCAGCCGCGCGAAACGTTTAAGCTGCGGGAAATCGCCGACGGCACCCGTGCCGCTCCCGGTTATTTGATCAAGGCCTTGCAAAGCCTGGCCAAGGCCGGGGTGCTCTCGGCCCAGCGCGGCAGCAACGGCGGTTTTACCCTCATCCGCGACCCGGAGGAGATTTCCGTGCTGGAGGTGGTCAACGCGGTCGATCCCATTCAGCGCATCCGCACCTGCCCACTCGGGCTGGCCTCGCACGGCACCTGCCTGTGTCCGATGCACAGGCGCATCGACGACGCCATGGCCGCGATCGAGGAGAGCTTCGGCGCCTCCACCATCGCCGACCTCCTAGCGGAAAAGAGCCCCTCCCGCCCCCTGTGCGACGCGCTCACCGTCGATAGTCAGGCATAGGGGTGAGGAGCGGCGCGACGGCTTTACCCTTCCAACCTTCTTATTCCTTGAGCTCCAATGAACGCCCTCAACTCCATTAACAGCGAAACCTCGTTGCCCGAATTGTTCCGTGCACTGCCGGAGGCCCGGACCGTTTTTAATCGCTATGGCCTGCGCGGCTGTGGCGGTGCGCATGGCCCGGCGGAGTCGCTCGGGCTCTTCGCTTCCGCCCACGGCGTGGCGCTGGATGAACTGATCGCGCAAATCCGGCGGTTGGCGGACAACCAGCAGGCCCGCCGCGAGGCGCGCGAACAACTACGCGCCGACGCCGCTCCGCGCCTGGCTGATGCCATTTACCGGCCCTTTTTCCTCGCGGCCATGACGGTGGTGCTGACGGCGGGCGCGGCCTGGGGCGTGCTCCTGCTGTGGAAGATCGGCCTCGGCGGCTCCTTCACCGGTGTCTCCGTGCACGAGGTCAACGCCCACGGGCACGCGCAGATCATGGGCTGGGTCGGGCTGTTCATCATGGGCTTCGCCTACCAGGCTTTTCCTCGGATGTGGCAGGTGGAGCTGCCCGCGCCTGGACTGGCCGTGGTCGCCTGGCTGGCCACACTCGCGGGAATCACGATGCGCAGCACCGCCATGATGTTCGCGGACTCGGGCTGGGCGCTGCCCGTCCATCAGGCGGGCGGTGTGCTGGAGATTCTCGCGGTCAGCGCCTTCGGCGCGCAAATGCTGTGCGCGTTCCGTCGCAGTGAGGAGTCGTTCAAGCCCTACGTCGGCTTCATCTTCGCGGCGCTGGCCTGCTTTCTGACGCAGGCGGTTTACGGCACCTGGCACATCGATCAGCTCCTGCGGGCGGACAACCGTCCGGACCTGCTCGCGCAGATTGCGACCTTTCAGGCTCCCTTGCGCGATTTGCAGGTGCAGGGCGTGGCCATGCTCATGATCTTCGGGGTCGGCCTGCGCATGTTTCCCGCTATTTTCGGGCTGCCCGAGATCCCCGCGCGCCGGAGCTGGGCCGCGCTGGGCATCCTGCTGGTCGCGCTCGGGCTGGAAATGGGGCTGTTTCTGGCCTACCGATTGACGGGTAATCACGCCCTGGCGGCGGCTCTCCTGCTGCCGTGGCTGCTGCTCCCGATTGGAGCCGGATTGATCGTGGTGCCCTGGCGTCTGTGGCGTCCACTGCCGGTCGGGTCCGAGCGCAGCGCGAAGTTCGTCCGGGTGGCCTTTTTGTGGCTGTTCATTTCCTTTGCCATGCTGCTCTTCTTACCCGTGTACCGGATGGTGAGCGGGATCGAGTTCAGCCATGCCTACTATGGGGCGATCCGGCACGCTATCACGGTGGGCTTCATCTCGCTGACCATCGTCGGCATGGCGGCCAAGGTCGTGCCCACGCTCTGCGGTATTGAGCCGGAAAAACTGCCGCGCTTGTACTGGCCCTTTATCCTGATCAACCTCGGCTGTCTCTTCCGGGTGGTCGCGCAGATCGGGACCGACTGGGACCCGGCCTTTTTCAAGGTCATCGGCTTCAGCGGCATGCTGGAGTGGACCGGCCTGGCCATCTGGGCCGGGCACCTTGTCCGGGTCATGCTCGGACGGGGCCGCTACCGCCAGTCGGCGGAGCCGGATTGGGGGCCCGCCCCCGAGCGCATCGGCCCGGATGACAAAGTGGCCGCCGCGCTGAGCTGGTTCCCCGAACTGGAGGAGGTCTTCGTCGCTCACGGCTTCGGGTTGGTCAAGCGACCCGTGCTCCGCCGCACCGTCGCCCGCCAGGTGTCGATCCGCCAGGGCTGTCGGATGAAGGGCGTCGATCCGGAAACTTTTCTCCGGGCACTGAACCGGGCAGTCGAGCATCGTGGGTGTTCTGATTGCTGCTCCGAGCATTGAACCGTGTCTGAAGGCATCTCCCTGCAACTATTCTTTAAAACAGACGTATCCAAATAACATGACAAAAACCGAAACATCCCCTTCCTCTCCGACCAGCGACCTGGGCAAGATTCAAGATCGGTACGAGAAACTGCTCGGCTCGTTTCAGCGTGTGCAGCTTGCCACCGCCAGCACGCTGTCCGCACCCAGACGTTCCTTGCAGGCCCGGATGGTCGCATAGGCCGGTGCTCCATTGTTCTGATGGAATCTGCCCGTCTGTTGCTAAAACTCGAAAATCACGCTGGTCTGGATGCGATTGTTGCTCGCATCGGGCTGGTTCATATAGCCGGTTTGCATGTAGCTGTATTCGATGCCGAGCGTCAGATAGGACGTGAGCTGGTAATAGATAGATGTCGAGGCGTTCAGGTTGATGGAGCGCATGCCCGTGCTCAGATCGGAATCAAGGGGATCGTCGATACCGAAGGCGATATTCCAGTTCAAATCGCTCCACGGAAAAGTCTGAAGCTGGATCCAGCCTCCGCGAGCCCGGATGGGAACATCTTGGGTTAGGTTGATGGTCTGACCGATCCCGCCGTTGAAGCTGCCCAGGTTGGTACCATACCAGACGCTGCCCAGTAGTTTGATCTGTTTATTCCAGTCGAGGGTTGCTGTGAACATGCCGGCGTAGGTATCGAATACGCTCTCGGTACCGCTGGTTTGGTCAATCGCCACCTGGCCCCACTGGCCGCTGAGCGCGGTCATCAGGACCCACTCGTCGGAGATATTCCAGGTGTAGGCAATCGCGCCTTCGAAGTTCGGCACGCCCGAGTCTGAACCGTCAGGCTGCCCGCCACCGTCGATGTCTGTGCTCACCGCCTGGGCGATGGCGCCCGTGATGCTTAGCTTGCCATTCTCATGGGTATTGTTCCATTGCGCCTTTACCTGTGGGCGACGCGACCAGAGGGCTCCCTGGTTGGCATAGGTGGCGAAGTTGAGCGTGCGGGGGAGGACGACGGAGAGGGCGTCCCAGTCCTGACCGGCGCGAATGAGCCACTCTTCATTCTCCATCTGCGCGTAAGCCAGTCGGAGCCGGGGAAGGGGAGTGGAGCTGTTGTAATCCCCGTAAAAATCCACCTCGATTCGCCCGCCGGGCGTCCAGCTCTCCCATTCGGGCCCCTGGATTTTCAGACCCAGACGGGTTTGCCGCGCGGTTATGCTCAGTTGGTTGTCATCGCCGGAAGTCCTGGGCATGACATAGCGGGCGAAATCGCCATTGAAGACGCGCTGCGTGTCGTAGGCCGCGTCGAGCTTGATGTAGCCGTAAATTTCAAAGGCCCAGCCCTTATGCTCGAAGCTGATGTCGGGACTGGACTTCGCTACGGACGCGGAGGCAGACTGGCTGGTGGCGGTGGAGGGCAGTTCAATGCTGCTTTCTCCCGTCCCTGCCGCACGGGTGTTTTCCATGTTGTCCAACTGGCTGCGCAACATTGCCATCTGCCCTTGCAGCTCGTTGATCACAGCTTGCTGGGTTTGCAGGGCCTGGCGTAAGGCGAGGATTTCTTCATCCGTGGTCGCGCCAGCTGTCGCGGTTTCGCCGCTGAGGTCGGCGGCTAGAAATAGCCCTGTCACAAGCGTAATGAGTAAGGTTTTGGTATGCATGTGGAGGCTATTATTTGGGGGGCGGGTGGAGTAAATGATTAAGCACGCAACGCTCGCCGTGTGTCGAATGATGGGAAGCGAAGTGTCATCCTATTAGTCCGGTCAGAGACGGAGGAGATTTAGCCTAAAGTGAGGGATAAAGTAACTAGGAACACCCGGTCATTCGACTGGGCAGACCACGGTCGTGGAGTCAATCGCCACCGCGCGTCTCCCACGGAACGTCGCCTGCCTAGAGCGTTTCAAATAAAGTCGTAGCCGTCACAAAATGGCCGAATGGCTAAATGATTAAATGGTTAATTGTTATTTCCTACGTTCGGAATCCAACAATTAACAATTAGCCATTTAGCTATTCAAAGTATGTGGCTACAGTATTTTTTTAAACGCTCTAAACTTATGCTACGCACTTGAAACGAGGGACTCGTGCGCACGAGGAATTTTGCTGCGGACG
The DNA window shown above is from Ruficoccus amylovorans and carries:
- the ric gene encoding iron-sulfur cluster repair di-iron protein, whose protein sequence is MTNLNAQTTVGELVRERPARSRVFEQHRIDYCCGGKRPLAQVCAERSLDLDKILSELQASDQADARFVDADTMRLTELAEHIVATHHAYLREEMPRLDFMTRKVAAVHGDTEPRLRQIREVYVAFQEELTAHMMKEEQILFPMIREIETATAAPQFHCGSLANPIAQMESEHDSAGDALAQFRSLTDDYTPPEWACNTFRALYDALAALEQNMHQHVHKENNVLFPKALRREAELTNPALA
- a CDS encoding nitric-oxide reductase large subunit encodes the protein MKKNPYLKLWLVFAAVFIGSFAVLGYYGTEIYRKAPPYPEKIATPDGTVVTTSEQILKGQAVWQSIGGQQLGSVWGHGSYVAPDWSADWLHREILYFAERLSQRSYGKPFAQLTGGERAEIEQAVKDEYRTNTYDATTDTLTVSADRAAAIDAMNRYYAAIFGDAESFDADLKFLADGEMSPPELRDAYAIPAHTVKDADRQAAMNSFFFWAAWACGTERPTDGEVAAGDSDPITYTNNWPPEPLIKNQPSGSVVVWSVLSFVFLLAGVGALAWYYAVAKHREEPNSELPGSDPLLALSPTTSMRATLKYFWVVAALIVVQVILGAITAHYGVEGEGFYGFPLAEWLPYSVTRTWHTQLGIFWIATAWLATGLYMAPAVSGYEPKFQRTGVNLLFVCLLIIVLGTLFGTWYSTRQEMGLTASYWFGHQGLEYVDLGRFWQWFLFVGLFLWLGLMTRAMWPAFRQPGEHKNLLALFLISSLAIAGFYGAGLMYGQGSHYAMIEYWRWWVVHLWVEGFFEVFATVVIAFLFTRMGLLRTGLATAAVLFSCSIFLFGGIIGTFHHLYFTGTPTAVLALGSVFSAMEVVPLVLIGFEAYENLTLSRAKRWVSAYRWPIYFFVAVAFWNLVGAGLFGFLINPPIALYYMQGLNTTPVHGHTALFGVYGMLGIGLTLFCLKGLTQHKQWKTGTLKFAFWTLNWGLALMVLISVLPVGLLQTVASVDHGMWYARSAEFLQGPGMDTLRWLRVIGDTIFAVGILALGWFIAGLHFGWSVRSEDDPAFADEVSATSGH
- a CDS encoding sulfatase family protein, with the translated sequence MNSLRTPFQSQCGIHPAAILLLSLALLTTSLWAQSESSPGKTSRPNILLIVAEDMSTDINPYRDMPFDTPGIDELADAGAVFENAWAAQASCSPSRASMFTGLYPHAHGQIGLKGRGSRIQPGTPTFMDALRAAGYLTAVTYKLHVEPEPAFDIGPKNTAWGDPEKLAAVAERTMDEAAEQNRPWFLMLNTFDTHGIDNKSASKLKNLWRNQYAGKPADPLTAEELPLPPYLADSEVAAPNPNLMENLAAYYNSVRRVDDLVARALKALDERGLRENTIIIFTSDHGPVWPRGKQMVYEVSLHVPLIVVAPEAEPGSRRTELVSLVDIMPTITELAGGQAPELPSDARSLMRTLSGDAQPRAVMGGEFFQHWGPKGFFPSYAIRTERYKLNHNLYPKWNRPWKEYHDIPFMNALPAGTDEAFATAFRHALRPPEFELYDLESDPWEYRDLSADPRYANVLSELKQQLADWRALTGDPFLDQQVLDQAIALHRETARQTDSLAPAEAQAVLDQMAVDLNALMRTETPIAP
- a CDS encoding DUF1858 domain-containing protein, with the protein product MNALNSINSETSLPELFRALPEARTVFNRYGLRGCGGAHGPAESLGLFASAHGVALDELIAQIRRLADNQQARREAREQLRADAAPRLADAIYRPFFLAAMTVVLTAGAAWGVLLLWKIGLGGSFTGVSVHEVNAHGHAQIMGWVGLFIMGFAYQAFPRMWQVELPAPGLAVVAWLATLAGITMRSTAMMFADSGWALPVHQAGGVLEILAVSAFGAQMLCAFRRSEESFKPYVGFIFAALACFLTQAVYGTWHIDQLLRADNRPDLLAQIATFQAPLRDLQVQGVAMLMIFGVGLRMFPAIFGLPEIPARRSWAALGILLVALGLEMGLFLAYRLTGNHALAAALLLPWLLLPIGAGLIVVPWRLWRPLPVGSERSAKFVRVAFLWLFISFAMLLFLPVYRMVSGIEFSHAYYGAIRHAITVGFISLTIVGMAAKVVPTLCGIEPEKLPRLYWPFILINLGCLFRVVAQIGTDWDPAFFKVIGFSGMLEWTGLAIWAGHLVRVMLGRGRYRQSAEPDWGPAPERIGPDDKVAAALSWFPELEEVFVAHGFGLVKRPVLRRTVARQVSIRQGCRMKGVDPETFLRALNRAVEHRGCSDCCSEH
- a CDS encoding Rrf2 family transcriptional regulator, whose translation is MKLLSDASEYAQRAVVWLAQQPRETFKLREIADGTRAAPGYLIKALQSLAKAGVLSAQRGSNGGFTLIRDPEEISVLEVVNAVDPIQRIRTCPLGLASHGTCLCPMHRRIDDAMAAIEESFGASTIADLLAEKSPSRPLCDALTVDSQA